One window from the genome of Actinoplanes teichomyceticus ATCC 31121 encodes:
- a CDS encoding M50 family metallopeptidase has protein sequence MLSIDGVNDLWDQLLGAQPDPPGMLVFLTAVAGFLAVAVRGVWRVARNAVTIAHEGGHALFALLTGRKLRGIRLEFDTSGLTLSAGRPTGPGMILTLLGGYIAPSLVGVLGAWLLGGNRITLLLWLAVVLLLLMLINIRNLFGVLSLLVTGAIVVAVSWYASPEVQSAFAYAGVWFLLFGGVRPVFELQRLRGRGRMRDSDADQLARITHVPALFWVGVFLAVDLAALVTGAFLLAGQWLPAGV, from the coding sequence GTGTTGTCGATCGACGGTGTGAACGACCTGTGGGACCAGCTGCTGGGTGCACAGCCCGACCCGCCCGGGATGCTGGTGTTCCTGACCGCGGTGGCCGGTTTCCTCGCGGTGGCGGTCCGGGGTGTCTGGCGGGTGGCCCGCAACGCGGTGACCATCGCGCACGAGGGCGGGCACGCGCTCTTCGCCCTGCTGACCGGGCGCAAGCTGCGCGGCATCCGGCTGGAGTTCGACACGTCCGGGCTGACCCTGTCCGCGGGGCGGCCGACCGGTCCGGGCATGATCCTGACCCTGCTCGGCGGCTACATCGCGCCGTCGCTGGTCGGTGTGCTGGGGGCCTGGCTGCTCGGCGGCAACCGGATCACCCTGCTGCTGTGGCTCGCCGTGGTCCTGCTGCTGCTCATGCTGATCAACATCCGGAACCTGTTCGGCGTGCTGTCGCTGCTGGTCACCGGCGCGATCGTGGTCGCCGTGTCCTGGTACGCGTCACCCGAGGTGCAGTCCGCTTTCGCGTACGCGGGAGTCTGGTTCCTGCTCTTCGGCGGGGTGCGGCCGGTCTTCGAGCTGCAGCGCCTGCGCGGCCGTGGCCGGATGCGCGATTCGGACGCCGACCAGCTGGCCCGGATCACCCACGTGCCCGCGCTGTTCTGGGTCGGCGTCTTCCTCGCCGTCGATCTGGCCGCCCTGGTCACGGGCGCGTTCCTGCTGGCCGGCCAGTGGCTGCCGGCCGGCGTCTGA